From Blattabacterium cuenoti, a single genomic window includes:
- the ilvC gene encoding ketol-acid reductoisomerase, translating into MKIKFGSVEETIITRDEFPLFKARDILKEETISVLGYGVQGPGQSLNLRDNGFQVIVGQRKHSFSWEKALKDGWIEGKNLFSLEEASEKGTILMYLLSDAGQISFWPILKKYLTEGKSLYFSHGFGLTFCDQTKIYPSKNIDVFLVAPKGSGTSLRRLFKQGKGINSSYAIYQDYSGNSLNKTLSIGIGIGSGYLFETNFKNEVYSDLVGERGTLMGAIQGIFAAQYQMLREKGHSPSESFNETVEELTQSLMPLVSENGMDWMYSNCSTTAQRGALDWWIKFRDATLPIFQELYHEVSSGNEAKRIIKVNSDLNYREQLQKELQNLRKSELWKVGSQIRNLRPEKKDSN; encoded by the coding sequence ATGAAAATTAAATTTGGATCTGTAGAAGAAACTATTATTACAAGAGATGAATTTCCATTATTTAAAGCGAGAGATATTTTGAAGGAAGAAACTATTTCGGTCTTAGGTTATGGAGTTCAAGGCCCTGGACAATCTCTTAATTTAAGAGATAATGGATTTCAAGTGATAGTAGGACAAAGAAAACATTCTTTTTCTTGGGAAAAAGCATTAAAAGATGGTTGGATAGAAGGTAAAAATCTTTTTTCTTTGGAAGAAGCCTCTGAAAAAGGAACTATACTTATGTATTTATTATCAGATGCGGGTCAAATTTCGTTTTGGCCTATTCTTAAAAAATATTTAACAGAAGGAAAATCTTTATATTTTTCACATGGATTTGGATTAACTTTTTGTGATCAGACAAAAATATATCCCTCTAAAAATATAGACGTTTTTTTAGTAGCTCCCAAAGGATCTGGAACCAGTTTAAGAAGACTTTTTAAACAAGGAAAAGGGATCAATTCAAGTTATGCTATTTATCAGGATTATAGTGGTAATAGTTTAAATAAAACTTTATCAATTGGAATTGGAATAGGATCTGGATATTTATTTGAAACAAATTTTAAAAATGAAGTATACTCGGATTTAGTAGGAGAAAGAGGGACTTTGATGGGAGCGATACAAGGAATTTTTGCCGCACAATATCAAATGTTAAGAGAAAAAGGTCATTCTCCTTCAGAATCTTTTAACGAAACTGTAGAAGAATTAACTCAAAGTTTGATGCCTCTAGTATCGGAAAATGGAATGGATTGGATGTATTCAAATTGTTCTACTACTGCGCAAAGAGGAGCTTTAGATTGGTGGATAAAATTTAGAGATGCGACTCTTCCAATTTTTCAAGAATTATACCATGAAGTATCATCTGGAAATGAAGCAAAAAGAATCATTAAAGTTAACAGTGATCTAAATTATAGGGAACAATTACAAAAAGAATTACAAAATCTTAGAAAAAGTGAATTATGGAAAGTAGGATCCCAAATTCGTAATCTTAGACCAGAAAAAAAAGATTCAAATTAA
- the ilvA gene encoding threonine ammonia-lyase, translated as MKNKFKGYFPSYQEIIKAKNILKDIIYETPLQKNSLLSEKYKANVFLKREDLQIIRSYKIRGAYNKIKSLSHKELKKGIVCASAGNHAQGVAYSCNILKISGKIYMPSTTPKQKLERVKMFGKEYVEILLTGDTFDAVSYEAIKDCKKNKKIFIHPFDDIKIIEGQATVGLEILQQYTSNIDYVFIPIGGGGLASGVSSHFQELSPKTKIIGVEPQGAPSMSCSLKKGKIVELKTIDRFIDGASVKKVGKLNFDICNQTLFDIKTVPEGKVCTTILDLYNLEAIIAEPAGALSIAALDFYSYEIKGKTIVCILSGGNNDITRTEEIRERSLLYEEKKHYFIVKFPQRTGALKEFVNNILGPKDDIAYFEYSKKTSKEEGPAIIGIELSDKNEFSGLIGRMKKYKVHFQYLNKNPDLFRILI; from the coding sequence TTGAAAAATAAGTTCAAAGGATATTTTCCTTCTTATCAAGAAATAATTAAAGCTAAAAATATCTTAAAAGATATCATTTATGAAACTCCATTACAAAAAAATTCTCTTCTATCAGAAAAATATAAAGCTAATGTTTTTCTAAAAAGAGAAGATTTACAAATTATACGTTCATACAAAATTAGAGGAGCTTATAATAAAATCAAAAGTTTATCTCATAAAGAACTGAAAAAAGGAATTGTGTGTGCTAGTGCAGGAAATCACGCACAAGGAGTTGCTTATTCTTGTAACATATTAAAAATATCGGGAAAAATATATATGCCAAGTACTACTCCTAAACAAAAACTAGAAAGAGTCAAAATGTTTGGAAAAGAATATGTTGAAATTCTTTTGACTGGGGATACTTTTGATGCCGTTAGTTATGAAGCAATCAAAGATTGTAAAAAAAATAAAAAAATTTTTATTCATCCTTTTGATGATATTAAAATTATTGAAGGACAAGCTACTGTTGGTTTAGAGATTTTACAACAATATACTTCCAATATAGATTATGTTTTTATTCCCATTGGTGGAGGAGGATTAGCTTCTGGTGTCAGTAGTCATTTTCAAGAACTTAGCCCTAAAACTAAAATTATAGGAGTAGAACCTCAAGGAGCTCCTTCTATGAGTTGTTCTTTAAAAAAAGGAAAAATTGTTGAATTAAAAACAATAGATAGATTTATTGATGGGGCTTCAGTTAAAAAAGTGGGAAAATTAAATTTTGATATATGTAATCAAACATTATTTGATATCAAAACTGTTCCAGAAGGAAAAGTTTGTACAACAATCTTAGATTTGTATAATTTAGAAGCTATTATTGCAGAACCAGCTGGAGCTCTTTCAATAGCAGCTTTAGATTTTTATTCTTATGAAATAAAAGGGAAAACAATTGTTTGTATTTTAAGTGGAGGTAATAATGATATTACCAGAACAGAAGAAATCAGAGAAAGATCTCTTTTGTATGAAGAAAAAAAACATTATTTTATTGTTAAATTTCCCCAAAGAACTGGAGCTTTAAAAGAATTTGTGAACAATATTTTAGGACCAAAAGATGACATTGCTTATTTTGAATATTCTAAAAAAACTTCAAAGGAAGAAGGGCCCGCAATAATAGGAATAGAATTATCAGATAAAAACGAATTTTCTGGCTTAATAGGAAGAATGAAAAAATATAAAGTTCATTTTCAATACTTAAATAAAAACCCAGATTTATTTCGTATTCTTATATAA
- the dapB gene encoding 4-hydroxy-tetrahydrodipicolinate reductase → MNIAIIGYGKMGKTIEKIAKIRNHKISLCYDGTPSLHLLNNSNSDVAIEFSQPHSAFNNIKICIENNIPIVCGTTGWLEKFEIIQKICKDKNGSFLYSSNFSIGMNIFFEINKKLSKLLHLSSQDYEVMIEEIHHKEKIDKPSGTAVSLAKDIINNKMKETWILDENKMDKKKIKNQILILSKRLNHVPGIHIVKYKSKIEDIKIQHKAHNREGFALGAVIAAEWIQHKKGIFSMKEVLEI, encoded by the coding sequence ATGAATATAGCGATAATAGGATATGGAAAAATGGGAAAAACTATAGAAAAAATAGCTAAAATTAGAAATCATAAAATTTCATTATGTTATGATGGAACTCCTTCTTTGCATTTATTGAATAATTCAAATTCAGATGTAGCAATAGAATTTAGTCAACCACATTCTGCATTTAACAATATAAAAATTTGTATAGAAAATAATATTCCTATAGTATGTGGAACTACAGGGTGGTTAGAAAAATTTGAAATTATTCAAAAAATATGTAAAGATAAAAATGGATCTTTTTTGTATTCTTCTAATTTTAGTATTGGAATGAATATTTTTTTTGAAATCAATAAAAAATTATCTAAACTATTACATTTATCTTCTCAAGATTATGAAGTGATGATAGAGGAAATTCATCACAAAGAAAAAATAGATAAACCTAGTGGAACTGCTGTTTCTTTAGCAAAAGATATAATAAACAATAAAATGAAAGAAACATGGATTTTGGATGAAAATAAAATGGATAAAAAAAAAATAAAAAATCAAATTTTGATTTTATCAAAAAGATTAAATCATGTACCAGGAATACATATTGTAAAATATAAATCTAAAATAGAGGATATTAAAATTCAACATAAAGCTCATAATAGGGAAGGATTTGCTTTAGGTGCTGTGATTGCCGCAGAATGGATACAACATAAAAAAGGTATTTTTTCTATGAAAGAGGTTTTAGAAATATAA
- the lepB gene encoding signal peptidase I: protein MHQYFIFNSIFLFLEHVIHILGTWNFYKKLGIKSWKIFIPIYNIFILLRIYKRSIWWIFLLLIPLTSTILIFILWMDLIYTFLKKTKVNLLLFFLSAGLYIYYINFFKKIQFLKIENIKKKEDHIGILLAVILSFITHTYIVQPFVIPTSSMERTLLVGDFILVSKVHYGLRMPMSPISIPFTHNNIFGNIKSYISIFQWPYFRFTPIQSVQRNDIVVFNFPKDSNHKIIDRKDHYIKRCVGLPGDLILIRKGILFVNYKKEKFFSEKQYAYFIKTENIPLNIEYLKNQMDIEDIEFFGEKNDEYFYQIMLNEKKASQVQNLFENIVFIKKDILPIHFKEHYIFPNHSNWNRDFFGPLHVPKKGELIKLSSKNIHIYNEILTYEKVKKLDLISKKYLKIKNNYYFMMGDNRHNSSDSRYWGFVPEDHIVGKPIFIWMSIDWDRENPLNIFMWKFRWDRIMRTIEGKHSYLSLFFLFSFVYSFFFLFKKK from the coding sequence ATGCATCAATATTTTATTTTTAACAGTATTTTTTTATTTCTTGAACATGTTATTCATATTTTAGGAACATGGAATTTTTATAAAAAATTAGGAATAAAATCTTGGAAAATTTTTATTCCCATATATAATATTTTTATTCTTTTAAGAATTTATAAAAGATCTATATGGTGGATTTTTCTGTTATTGATTCCGTTAACTAGCACAATATTGATTTTTATTTTATGGATGGATTTAATTTATACTTTTTTAAAAAAAACGAAGGTGAATCTTCTTTTATTTTTTTTATCTGCAGGTTTATATATTTATTATATCAATTTTTTTAAAAAAATTCAATTTTTAAAAATAGAAAATATAAAAAAAAAAGAAGATCATATAGGAATTTTATTAGCTGTTATTTTATCTTTTATCACTCATACTTATATAGTTCAACCTTTCGTAATCCCTACTTCTTCTATGGAAAGAACTTTATTGGTGGGAGATTTTATATTGGTTAGTAAAGTTCATTATGGATTACGTATGCCTATGTCCCCTATATCAATCCCTTTTACACATAATAATATTTTTGGAAATATAAAATCTTACATTTCTATTTTTCAATGGCCTTATTTTCGTTTTACTCCAATACAATCTGTACAAAGAAATGATATAGTTGTTTTTAATTTTCCTAAAGATTCTAATCATAAAATAATAGATCGAAAAGATCATTATATTAAACGTTGTGTTGGATTACCAGGAGATTTAATTTTAATTAGAAAAGGTATTTTGTTTGTTAATTATAAAAAAGAAAAATTTTTTTCGGAAAAGCAATATGCTTATTTTATTAAAACGGAAAATATTCCTTTAAACATAGAATATCTAAAAAATCAAATGGATATTGAAGATATTGAATTTTTTGGAGAAAAAAATGATGAATATTTTTATCAAATTATGTTAAACGAAAAAAAAGCATCTCAAGTACAAAATTTATTTGAAAATATAGTTTTTATAAAAAAGGATATTCTTCCTATTCATTTCAAGGAACATTATATATTTCCTAATCATTCTAATTGGAATAGAGATTTTTTTGGCCCATTACATGTTCCTAAAAAAGGGGAACTTATTAAGTTAAGTTCCAAAAATATTCATATTTATAACGAAATTTTAACTTATGAAAAAGTTAAAAAATTAGATCTCATTTCAAAAAAATATTTGAAAATAAAAAATAATTATTATTTCATGATGGGAGATAATAGGCATAATTCATCTGATTCTCGTTATTGGGGTTTTGTTCCCGAAGATCATATAGTAGGGAAACCTATATTCATATGGATGAGTATTGATTGGGATAGAGAAAATCCTTTAAATATATTTATGTGGAAATTTCGATGGGATCGTATTATGAGAACAATAGAAGGAAAACACTCTTATTTATCTTTATTTTTTTTATTTTCATTTGTATATTCGTTTTTTTTCTTATTTAAAAAAAAATAA
- a CDS encoding rhomboid family intramembrane serine protease, with amino-acid sequence MNFYTNFNSDAVKHLISINILVYTATFVFSQYKIESVLSLYHPLDERFELYQILTHMFVHSKRLFLHIIFNMLALFMFGGQIETFLGVKKFIIIYFLSGILAALFQIIFNTSVLYYLVQTFDFSQAKRTLDYLNEEQKINLYSSMYSPMMGASGAVSGIVGAFAKFFPEHKIFILPFPFPVAVRKAMIIFIFGSLISAIFNLAPGVAHFAHIGGLLSGYFIVSFMIKNEKKIFY; translated from the coding sequence GTGAATTTTTACACAAATTTCAATTCAGATGCTGTCAAACATTTAATTAGTATTAATATACTTGTGTATACAGCTACTTTTGTTTTTTCACAATATAAAATAGAAAGCGTTCTTTCTTTATATCATCCTTTAGATGAACGATTTGAATTATATCAAATTTTGACTCATATGTTTGTACATTCTAAACGTCTTTTTTTGCATATAATTTTTAATATGTTGGCTTTATTTATGTTTGGAGGACAGATAGAAACTTTTTTAGGAGTCAAAAAATTTATAATTATATATTTTTTATCAGGTATTTTAGCTGCACTATTCCAAATCATTTTTAATACTAGTGTTTTATATTACTTAGTTCAAACTTTTGATTTTTCACAAGCTAAAAGAACATTGGATTATTTAAATGAAGAACAAAAAATAAATCTTTATAGTTCTATGTATTCTCCTATGATGGGGGCATCTGGAGCCGTAAGTGGTATAGTAGGAGCTTTTGCTAAATTTTTTCCTGAACATAAAATTTTCATTTTACCTTTTCCTTTTCCAGTAGCAGTTAGGAAAGCTATGATTATTTTTATTTTTGGAAGTTTGATTTCAGCTATTTTTAATTTAGCACCTGGAGTTGCTCATTTTGCCCATATTGGAGGTCTTTTATCTGGTTATTTTATAGTAAGTTTTATGATAAAAAATGAAAAAAAAATTTTTTATTGA
- the mutL gene encoding DNA mismatch repair endonuclease MutL, with protein MKNIIQFLPEKIIQQIAAGEVIQRPSSVLRELLENAIDANAKKIDVFIKDSGKTLIQLIDDGIGMSIDDAKMSIQRHATSKVKTTDDVFKIKTKGFRGEALASIAFVSQLEIQTKNKENVAGIHLFIEEGKIKKQVPLNMLKGTRISVKNIFYKLPVRRQFLKSSRVEFQHVIYEFYKIILAHRNITYRFYHNNKIIFYFKKASLIERIKEIFKNEKKILVPIFIKKNKILVEGFVSVPDTSVKKGNQFILVNQRCVTHFFLHKKIIHAYNGFLKDFKTASYFIFIFIDYSLVNWNIHPTKKEVKLEEEEMIGEMIQQEIKNILFYQYKVKEKELKNDKFLLSYKLLKKDCLFNHDKDKVIQLENLENSFHKINDYNSDVFRKNFQFMNELSYYVYHKRKIETLQIDNKYIIFVLNNKYMILVDQHRAHQNILFEFFLKNKTFISQQFFFPIKVRLLKKEYVSLNNIKNDLINFGFHLYICDESVYLYSVPENIQKNMLVEIIQNIITYNFIQGEKNNKKKLIQIISKSGSIKSGTKLYPEKMECIIKDLFSCHNPSYTNSGDPIFFVLSKNFF; from the coding sequence ATGAAAAATATTATTCAATTTTTACCTGAAAAAATCATTCAACAAATAGCTGCAGGAGAGGTAATTCAACGTCCTTCTTCTGTTTTAAGAGAACTTTTGGAAAATGCAATAGACGCAAATGCAAAAAAAATTGATGTTTTTATCAAAGACTCAGGTAAAACATTGATTCAATTAATAGATGATGGAATCGGAATGAGTATTGATGATGCTAAGATGAGCATTCAAAGACATGCAACTTCTAAAGTTAAAACAACGGATGATGTTTTTAAAATTAAAACAAAAGGATTTAGAGGTGAAGCTTTAGCTTCTATAGCATTTGTTTCTCAATTGGAAATACAAACTAAAAATAAAGAAAATGTAGCAGGAATACATCTTTTTATAGAAGAAGGAAAAATAAAAAAACAAGTACCTTTAAATATGCTTAAAGGAACAAGAATTTCTGTAAAAAACATTTTTTATAAACTTCCTGTCAGAAGACAATTTTTAAAATCTTCAAGAGTAGAATTTCAACATGTTATTTATGAATTCTATAAAATTATTTTAGCACATAGAAATATAACATATCGTTTTTATCATAATAATAAAATTATTTTTTATTTTAAAAAAGCTTCTTTAATAGAAAGAATTAAAGAAATTTTTAAAAATGAAAAAAAAATTTTAGTTCCAATTTTTATAAAAAAAAATAAAATTCTTGTAGAAGGATTTGTTAGCGTTCCAGATACTTCTGTAAAAAAAGGAAATCAATTCATATTGGTTAATCAACGTTGTGTTACACATTTTTTTTTACATAAAAAAATTATTCATGCTTATAATGGCTTTTTAAAAGATTTTAAAACAGCGTCTTATTTTATTTTTATTTTTATAGATTATAGTTTAGTAAATTGGAATATACATCCCACAAAAAAAGAAGTAAAATTAGAAGAAGAAGAAATGATTGGTGAAATGATTCAACAAGAAATCAAAAATATTCTATTTTATCAATATAAGGTTAAAGAGAAAGAATTAAAAAATGATAAGTTTTTATTATCTTATAAATTACTTAAAAAAGATTGTTTATTCAACCATGATAAAGATAAAGTCATTCAACTAGAAAATTTAGAAAATTCATTTCATAAAATAAATGACTATAATTCTGATGTATTTAGAAAAAATTTTCAATTTATGAATGAGTTATCTTATTATGTTTATCATAAAAGGAAGATCGAAACTCTACAAATTGATAATAAATACATAATTTTTGTATTGAATAATAAATATATGATATTGGTTGATCAACATAGAGCTCATCAAAATATATTATTTGAATTTTTTTTAAAAAATAAAACTTTCATAAGTCAACAATTTTTTTTTCCTATAAAAGTTAGACTTTTGAAAAAAGAATACGTTTCTTTGAATAATATAAAAAACGATTTAATTAATTTTGGGTTTCATTTATATATTTGTGATGAATCAGTTTATTTGTATTCCGTCCCTGAAAATATACAAAAAAACATGTTGGTTGAAATTATTCAAAATATTATAACATATAATTTTATTCAAGGAGAAAAAAACAATAAAAAAAAACTTATTCAAATTATATCTAAATCCGGATCTATAAAATCCGGAACAAAGTTATATCCTGAAAAAATGGAATGTATAATTAAAGATTTATTTTCCTGTCATAATCCAAGTTATACGAATTCAGGAGATCCCATATTTTTTGTTTTAAGCAAAAATTTTTTTTAA
- the ribH gene encoding 6,7-dimethyl-8-ribityllumazine synthase — protein MKTNPIYLLNKKEIKNANLKLAIIVSLWNKEITSRLYKGAYETLIRLGVLKEKIKTWEVPGSFELIYSSKKIAHCYNFDSIITIGSLIQGETPHFEYLCQAISHGIKDINIKYDVPVIFCVLSDRNQQQSFDRSGGKNGNKGIECAKTAIYMSLFRKFLK, from the coding sequence ATGAAGACCAATCCTATTTATTTATTAAATAAAAAAGAAATAAAAAACGCCAATTTAAAATTGGCTATTATAGTTTCTTTATGGAACAAAGAAATTACAAGTAGATTATATAAAGGAGCTTATGAAACTTTAATTCGATTAGGAGTATTAAAAGAAAAAATTAAAACTTGGGAAGTTCCTGGAAGTTTTGAATTAATTTATTCTTCTAAAAAAATAGCTCATTGTTACAACTTTGATTCAATCATTACAATAGGATCTTTAATACAAGGAGAAACTCCTCATTTTGAATACTTATGTCAAGCTATTTCGCATGGAATTAAAGATATTAATATCAAATATGATGTTCCTGTCATATTTTGTGTTCTATCTGATAGAAATCAACAACAATCTTTTGATAGATCAGGCGGTAAAAATGGAAATAAGGGGATAGAATGTGCTAAAACAGCTATATATATGTCTTTGTTTAGAAAATTTTTGAAATGA
- a CDS encoding tetratricopeptide repeat protein, with protein sequence MKKNTIFFSIILMIIIVTVTYICLNKFFFNPLEEKAMKELSYAQQYLSKGNIDKALNRKNVKINYLGFSGIASKFPFTKAGNISKFYAGICYYKLGYYKESIKMMKNFSAKDEILSSIKYGIIGDAFIQIKNQKEALKNYIFAASIRENEITTPLYYYKAALLNFYMKKYKDSKYFFKKIEKKYPFFLYKENVEKYLMFIENKL encoded by the coding sequence ATGAAAAAAAATACAATTTTTTTTTCAATTATATTGATGATAATCATAGTAACTGTAACATATATTTGTTTAAATAAATTTTTTTTTAATCCATTAGAAGAAAAAGCGATGAAAGAATTGAGTTACGCTCAACAATATCTTTCTAAAGGAAATATAGATAAAGCCTTAAATAGAAAAAATGTTAAAATTAATTATTTAGGATTTTCAGGTATAGCGTCTAAATTTCCTTTTACTAAAGCAGGAAACATTTCTAAGTTTTATGCAGGAATTTGCTATTATAAATTGGGATATTACAAAGAATCTATCAAAATGATGAAAAATTTTTCAGCAAAAGATGAAATTTTATCTTCTATCAAATACGGAATTATAGGTGATGCTTTTATTCAAATAAAAAATCAAAAAGAAGCTTTAAAAAATTACATATTTGCAGCAAGTATAAGAGAAAATGAAATTACAACTCCTCTTTATTACTACAAAGCTGCATTATTAAATTTTTATATGAAAAAGTATAAAGATTCTAAATATTTTTTTAAAAAAATAGAAAAAAAATATCCCTTTTTTTTATATAAAGAAAATGTTGAAAAATATTTAATGTTTATTGAAAATAAGTTATAA
- the gldE gene encoding gliding motility-associated protein GldE, which translates to IKKKTLDRERKKKSSKGNIVFQILREKKKLLATILISNNFSNIGIVILSSYLIAEFLENKYLVIYKKFHIPINFILEVGVLTFILLLFGEIIPKIYASKNNFRFAIFMAKPLMILSKILDPISKIIIFISKAIEKKVIKKKHMISVDQLSKALKITSSNTKNIQERKFLQRIVDFGNTEIHQIMTPRIDMFALNSNKNFYDVLKLVRYQGYSRIPVYKNSIDDIEGVLFAKDLLPFIYEKNFQWKKLIHTPFFVPEKKKIDDLLSDFKKKKIHLAIVVDEYGGTCGLVTLEDVIEEIVGDIIDEFDEEDMSYSKLNQNNYLFDGKTSLINFYRIMDIEEGEEVFFENRKGEADTLGGFIMEINKEFPQKKQKINFINYSFIIKSIDNKRIKTVEVIRKNELK; encoded by the coding sequence ATTAAAAAAAAAACCCTCGATAGAGAAAGAAAAAAAAAATCATCCAAAGGAAATATTGTATTTCAAATTTTAAGAGAGAAAAAAAAATTATTAGCAACAATATTAATATCTAATAATTTTTCTAATATTGGAATTGTTATATTAAGTTCTTATTTAATTGCAGAATTTTTAGAAAATAAATATTTAGTTATTTATAAAAAATTTCATATTCCTATCAATTTTATTTTAGAAGTTGGAGTTCTTACTTTTATTTTACTTTTATTTGGAGAAATAATACCTAAAATATATGCTAGTAAAAATAATTTTCGTTTTGCTATTTTTATGGCAAAACCTTTAATGATCCTAAGTAAAATATTGGATCCGATTAGCAAAATTATAATTTTTATTTCAAAAGCTATAGAAAAAAAAGTAATCAAAAAAAAGCATATGATTTCTGTTGACCAGCTTTCAAAAGCTTTAAAAATTACATCTTCAAATACCAAAAATATTCAAGAACGTAAATTTTTACAAAGAATTGTTGATTTTGGAAATACAGAAATACATCAGATTATGACTCCAAGGATAGATATGTTTGCTTTAAATAGCAATAAAAATTTTTATGATGTATTAAAATTAGTTCGTTATCAAGGATACTCTCGTATTCCTGTTTATAAAAATAGTATTGATGATATAGAAGGAGTTCTTTTCGCCAAAGATCTTCTTCCATTTATTTATGAAAAAAATTTTCAATGGAAAAAACTCATTCATACTCCTTTCTTTGTTCCAGAAAAAAAAAAGATTGATGATCTTTTAAGTGATTTTAAAAAAAAGAAAATACATTTAGCTATTGTGGTCGATGAATATGGAGGAACATGTGGATTAGTAACTCTTGAAGATGTGATTGAAGAAATAGTAGGAGATATTATTGATGAATTTGATGAAGAAGATATGTCTTATTCTAAATTAAACCAAAATAATTATTTATTTGATGGAAAAACATCTTTAATTAATTTTTATCGAATTATGGATATTGAGGAGGGAGAAGAAGTTTTTTTTGAAAATCGAAAAGGGGAGGCAGATACTTTAGGAGGATTTATTATGGAAATAAATAAAGAATTTCCTCAAAAAAAACAAAAAATAAATTTTATTAATTATTCTTTTATTATAAAGAGCATTGATAACAAAAGGATAAAAACTGTAGAGGTCATTAGAAAAAATGAATTAAAATGA
- the mutY gene encoding A/G-specific adenine glycosylase, protein MDFSKKIINWYKKNYRKLPWRKTKDPYYILVSEFMLQQTRVSQKTIRYYLDFIKEFPNLEKLSQAKEKNVLKKWEGLGYYFRAKYLHSFAKKLQNNKISFPNKYKELIKYKGIGPYTGAAIASICFHEVIPAIDGNVCRVLSRYFGIHEDITSINTKNMFRVVVSKIMDFEHPGIFNQAIMDLGSILCTPKNPKCLLCPIQDSCFSIQNGTVHQLPVKKIKKFIKHRFFYYLFICDRNNNICINKRSTKDIWEGLYDFPLIESKINLSIHEIVDKIWKKFRVIVSPNLVYKLEHKLTHQILSIQFLSCQIKNLDRNIFLDRFFFISYNQIGEYPFPRPIILFFKHKKMI, encoded by the coding sequence ATGGATTTTTCCAAAAAAATAATAAATTGGTATAAAAAAAATTATCGGAAACTTCCTTGGAGAAAAACTAAAGATCCGTATTATATATTGGTTTCAGAGTTTATGTTACAACAAACAAGAGTTTCACAAAAAACTATAAGATATTATTTAGATTTTATAAAAGAATTTCCAAATTTAGAAAAACTATCTCAAGCAAAAGAAAAAAATGTGTTAAAAAAATGGGAAGGATTAGGTTATTATTTTAGAGCGAAATATTTACATTCTTTTGCTAAAAAGCTACAAAATAATAAAATTTCATTTCCTAATAAATATAAAGAATTAATAAAGTATAAAGGTATAGGTCCATATACCGGGGCTGCTATAGCATCTATATGTTTTCACGAAGTGATTCCTGCTATTGATGGAAACGTTTGCAGAGTATTATCTCGATATTTTGGAATTCACGAGGATATAACGTCTATAAATACAAAAAATATGTTTCGAGTCGTTGTTTCAAAAATAATGGATTTTGAACATCCAGGAATTTTTAATCAAGCCATTATGGATTTAGGTTCTATTTTATGTACTCCAAAAAATCCTAAATGTTTGTTATGTCCAATTCAAGATTCTTGTTTTTCCATTCAAAATGGAACTGTACATCAATTACCTGTCAAAAAAATAAAAAAATTTATAAAACATAGATTTTTTTATTATCTTTTCATATGTGATCGTAATAATAATATTTGTATAAATAAAAGATCAACTAAAGATATATGGGAGGGACTTTATGATTTTCCTTTAATAGAATCTAAAATAAATCTTTCTATTCATGAAATAGTAGATAAAATTTGGAAAAAATTTAGAGTCATTGTTTCTCCCAATTTAGTTTATAAATTGGAACACAAATTAACGCATCAAATTTTATCAATTCAATTTCTTAGTTGTCAAATAAAAAATTTAGATCGAAATATATTCTTGGATCGTTTTTTTTTTATATCCTATAATCAAATAGGGGAATACCCTTTTCCTCGTCCTATTATTTTATTTTTTAAACATAAAAAAATGATTTAG